The Spirosoma radiotolerans genome has a window encoding:
- a CDS encoding RagB/SusD family nutrient uptake outer membrane protein: MKRIMKNKVIFLALSALAALAGCERDLNIVNPNQVTTAVFWRTADDALAGVNAIYSTTHRGGISRWMPFYYIIRSDEGRSQSPDPGILNNMDRFLVTDYNYGNAYGVWNDNYIGVNRANQVIANVPGIQMDETLKARYIGEAKFLRAMYYFHLVTLFGNVPLILTPSALGDQPGSATIAQVWAQIEQDLTQAASALPTTYSAADVGRATKGAAYALLARAYLQERKYTEALTPLQWLADGEGKSIYALVQNYRENFLITTENNRESVFEWQFEINPAEYTDDDTETPNQNYGTSLAQFFGPPGIGWSDGEANRWPIYQFNEPTKTGTRDPRLEASFLFDSTDVRGPAFTQIYGQTFLQRYGADNKRVWFHKFQNDHWKNEEGYRSPNNWRYIRYADVLLMYAEALNATGKTAQAYPYVDQVRQRAGLAPLSTARPGLTQDQFLNQLKHERVTELSGEGWRWNDLTRWGDLGPQLAPRDAGFATFTKGQDELLPIPQQERDLNPSLMQNPGY; the protein is encoded by the coding sequence ATGAAACGAATCATGAAAAATAAAGTCATTTTCCTGGCTCTGAGCGCTCTGGCTGCTCTGGCTGGGTGTGAGCGGGACCTAAATATTGTCAATCCGAACCAGGTAACCACGGCCGTCTTCTGGCGGACGGCCGACGATGCGCTGGCGGGTGTCAATGCTATTTACAGCACGACACACCGGGGTGGCATTTCGCGCTGGATGCCCTTTTATTACATCATCCGCTCCGACGAAGGCCGCAGTCAAAGCCCGGATCCGGGTATCCTCAATAACATGGATCGGTTTCTGGTCACCGACTACAACTACGGCAATGCCTACGGCGTCTGGAACGACAACTACATTGGCGTTAATCGGGCCAATCAGGTCATTGCCAACGTACCAGGCATTCAGATGGACGAGACGCTAAAGGCTCGGTACATCGGCGAAGCTAAGTTCCTGCGTGCTATGTATTACTTTCACCTGGTGACGCTCTTCGGCAATGTTCCGCTGATTCTGACCCCCTCGGCGCTTGGCGATCAGCCCGGTTCGGCAACTATTGCCCAAGTCTGGGCTCAAATCGAGCAGGACCTGACCCAGGCGGCCAGTGCCCTACCCACGACCTACAGCGCAGCTGATGTTGGCCGGGCCACGAAAGGTGCCGCCTACGCCCTACTGGCCAGAGCTTACCTGCAGGAGCGAAAGTATACCGAAGCGCTGACGCCCCTCCAGTGGCTGGCCGATGGCGAAGGAAAAAGTATTTACGCGCTGGTTCAGAATTACCGGGAGAACTTCCTGATTACAACCGAAAACAACCGGGAATCGGTGTTTGAGTGGCAGTTTGAGATCAACCCGGCGGAATACACCGACGACGATACGGAAACCCCGAACCAGAACTACGGTACGTCACTCGCACAGTTTTTTGGCCCTCCCGGCATCGGCTGGTCCGATGGAGAAGCCAACCGCTGGCCGATATACCAGTTTAACGAACCAACAAAGACCGGCACCCGCGACCCACGCCTGGAAGCGTCGTTTTTGTTTGACTCGACCGACGTTCGCGGTCCGGCCTTCACCCAAATTTATGGACAAACGTTCCTGCAACGGTACGGTGCCGACAACAAGCGGGTCTGGTTCCATAAGTTTCAGAACGACCACTGGAAAAATGAAGAAGGTTACCGGTCACCAAACAACTGGCGCTACATTCGCTACGCCGATGTGTTGTTGATGTATGCCGAAGCGCTGAACGCGACTGGCAAAACCGCGCAGGCCTACCCCTATGTGGATCAGGTTCGGCAGCGGGCGGGGCTGGCTCCACTCTCAACCGCCCGGCCCGGCTTAACGCAGGACCAGTTTCTGAACCAACTCAAACACGAGCGCGTCACGGAACTGTCGGGAGAAGGATGGCGCTGGAACGATCTGACTCGGTGGGGTGATCTTGGGCCACAACTGGCCCCTCGCGATGCTGGTTTTGCTACGTTTACGAAGGGTCAGGATGAGTTGCTGCCCATTCCACAGCAAGAGCGTGATTTAAACCCAAGTCTGATGCAAAACCCAGGCTATTAA
- a CDS encoding SusC/RagA family TonB-linked outer membrane protein encodes MKNQYLFFPMLLVGVYTMPQPAVAQLLTRAQPPIERTTNQRPPTPDGSPLQHNRRSRSLKKALTELERRFNVSVAYDEQLLAGRQTEVDLDGLSLEQALTQLIDAQGLRYRKVKDKLFVIQGASPKADKAAPVDNSASVSLASLSSDVVSAKAEVASTVTGRVLDETGSPLPGVTVVLKGTTTGTTTNAEGVYTLSVPDGNATLTFSFIGYTTQDVAVNNRSTVDVRLVPNATELNEVVVIGYQAVRKRDVTGANDVINPTEANRVTAQSLPESIQGLAPGVTVRNTGVPGQQASIQIRGVASFLNTDPLYVVDGMIADANPTLNSDDIESIQILKDASAAAIYGSRAANGVIIVTTRQGKEGPARVSFSAKYGVQQAYKRWDVMNASEFAATQRQQYQNAGQAPLSSVAEATFNPNVNTDWQDQVLRTGSLQNYNINLSGGTKTGQYYISGSYFNNTGYVIGSNFNRASLRINTRSVLNRFTVGENLVLTNSNTQNQPAGTNPIYDMAYNLPVIPVQDPSYISPTNPLGYGIGSFNAVSYAFNPVAARSLAPSRTNVARLVGNGYVEYKFADWLSYRFNAGLDANFSYNQNLRYLGVFQYNAAPVPTSVGEDRSQYRSFLFENTLNFNRTFGAHNINGVVGISQQTTRSDITSGSRTNLGYAGGQYFTTIGAATGISNSAGGTPDYYRILGYLGRINYTYGDRYLLTLTGRVDQDSRFGASNRTGFFPSVAAAWRISQEKFFHVDWISELKLNVSYGKLGIVVPTLGSFPYTAYINSNPRAIFGTDQAANVGAYQAQLSNPDIRWEQRIQQNVGVTASFLNNRIFTEINVYNSLSSNAILNLTVPGYLGNLRGNPYVNTASIRNRGIEFAATYRSTKHAFKWDVSGNFTTIKNRVESVGNQGQGINYIVSGNTRSQVGNPIGQWFVLKSNGLFQSQEEINNYRGADGSLVQPFAKPGDIRYVDTNNDGRIDVNDRQFVTSPWPTLQAGAQFNGSYKNFSLNIQLVGTFGYTVYNDVRRILDSYQNTNFRRDISPWTPTNTGTTDPRLGLESGDQGIISNNLAYSDRWLENASYVRFRNIEIGYNLPKELANRFHARGARIYVSGQNLFTITGYSGLDPDVTGANIQERGVDNGHWPTPRVISLGINCDL; translated from the coding sequence ATGAAAAACCAGTATCTTTTTTTTCCAATGCTGTTGGTCGGGGTTTATACCATGCCTCAACCGGCCGTAGCGCAGTTGCTCACCCGCGCGCAGCCACCCATTGAACGTACAACAAACCAACGCCCGCCTACACCCGATGGATCGCCCCTTCAGCACAACCGCCGTAGCCGGTCCCTTAAGAAAGCACTGACCGAGCTCGAACGACGATTCAATGTCAGCGTGGCCTACGATGAGCAGTTGCTGGCCGGACGCCAGACCGAAGTCGATCTGGATGGCCTCTCGCTCGAACAAGCCTTAACGCAACTGATAGACGCGCAGGGATTACGCTATCGCAAAGTAAAAGACAAGCTTTTTGTCATTCAGGGGGCTTCCCCAAAGGCCGATAAAGCCGCCCCTGTTGACAACTCGGCCAGCGTATCGCTTGCATCGCTGAGCAGCGATGTCGTTTCGGCGAAGGCCGAGGTTGCCAGTACGGTTACCGGACGCGTACTTGATGAAACGGGCAGCCCGCTGCCTGGTGTTACCGTTGTTTTGAAAGGAACAACGACTGGTACGACAACCAATGCCGAAGGGGTCTATACGCTATCGGTACCTGACGGAAATGCTACGCTGACGTTCTCCTTTATTGGCTACACAACGCAGGATGTGGCGGTCAATAACCGTAGCACGGTTGATGTCAGGCTAGTTCCCAATGCTACCGAGTTAAACGAGGTGGTCGTGATTGGTTATCAGGCTGTACGCAAGCGGGACGTAACCGGGGCCAACGACGTCATCAATCCTACCGAAGCCAACCGGGTAACGGCCCAGTCGCTGCCGGAGTCCATTCAGGGGCTAGCGCCGGGCGTAACGGTACGGAATACAGGCGTACCTGGTCAACAGGCGTCCATCCAGATACGGGGCGTAGCCAGTTTCCTGAATACAGACCCGCTTTACGTAGTTGATGGCATGATTGCCGACGCCAACCCAACGCTCAACTCGGATGATATTGAGTCTATCCAGATTTTGAAAGATGCATCGGCGGCTGCCATTTATGGATCACGGGCGGCCAATGGCGTCATCATTGTCACAACCAGACAAGGCAAGGAAGGACCAGCCCGAGTGTCGTTTTCGGCTAAATATGGCGTACAGCAAGCGTACAAACGCTGGGATGTTATGAATGCATCCGAGTTTGCCGCTACGCAGCGGCAACAGTACCAGAACGCAGGTCAGGCACCACTAAGCAGCGTGGCGGAGGCTACATTCAACCCAAATGTAAACACCGACTGGCAGGACCAGGTACTCCGAACGGGTAGTTTACAGAATTACAACATCAACCTGTCGGGCGGAACAAAAACAGGGCAATACTATATTTCAGGGAGCTACTTCAACAATACCGGTTATGTCATCGGCAGCAACTTCAACCGGGCCAGCCTGCGAATCAACACCCGCAGCGTACTAAACCGGTTTACAGTGGGCGAAAACCTCGTGCTGACCAACTCAAATACCCAGAACCAACCAGCCGGTACGAATCCAATTTACGACATGGCCTATAACCTGCCCGTCATTCCGGTTCAGGATCCGAGTTACATCAGTCCGACGAACCCGCTGGGCTACGGAATTGGCTCGTTCAACGCGGTGAGTTACGCCTTTAACCCCGTAGCAGCCCGTAGCCTGGCCCCCAGCCGGACCAACGTTGCCCGGCTTGTTGGCAACGGCTATGTCGAGTATAAATTCGCCGACTGGCTGAGTTACCGCTTCAACGCGGGCCTGGACGCTAACTTTAGTTATAACCAAAACCTGCGGTATCTGGGTGTATTTCAATACAATGCGGCTCCCGTTCCAACATCGGTCGGCGAAGATCGGTCGCAATACAGAAGCTTTCTGTTCGAGAACACACTGAATTTTAACCGGACGTTTGGAGCGCACAATATTAACGGCGTAGTCGGTATCAGCCAGCAGACGACCCGCAGCGATATAACGTCCGGTTCACGAACCAATCTGGGTTATGCAGGCGGACAGTATTTCACGACCATCGGGGCAGCTACGGGTATCTCGAATTCGGCCGGGGGAACACCCGATTATTACCGCATTCTGGGCTATCTCGGTCGGATCAATTATACGTATGGTGATCGGTACCTGCTAACCCTGACCGGGCGTGTCGATCAGGACTCGCGTTTCGGGGCCAGCAACCGAACGGGCTTTTTTCCATCTGTAGCAGCGGCCTGGCGCATCAGCCAGGAGAAGTTTTTCCACGTCGACTGGATTTCGGAGTTAAAGCTGAATGTGTCGTATGGTAAGTTAGGTATCGTCGTGCCAACGCTAGGTTCATTTCCCTATACAGCTTATATCAACAGCAACCCACGAGCCATTTTCGGCACGGACCAAGCGGCTAACGTTGGTGCCTATCAGGCCCAACTGTCGAACCCGGATATACGATGGGAACAGCGAATCCAACAGAACGTCGGTGTCACGGCCAGTTTCCTGAACAACCGGATTTTCACCGAGATCAACGTCTATAATTCCCTATCGTCGAATGCCATTCTGAACCTGACAGTACCAGGATATTTGGGTAACCTGCGCGGTAATCCGTACGTCAACACGGCCTCGATCCGCAACCGGGGCATTGAGTTTGCCGCCACGTATCGTAGCACGAAACATGCCTTTAAGTGGGATGTATCGGGAAACTTCACCACGATTAAAAACCGGGTTGAAAGCGTCGGCAATCAGGGGCAGGGCATTAATTACATCGTCAGCGGCAACACCCGTTCGCAGGTAGGAAATCCTATTGGACAGTGGTTTGTGCTCAAATCGAACGGCCTGTTCCAAAGTCAGGAAGAAATTAACAACTATCGCGGAGCGGATGGCTCACTCGTACAGCCTTTTGCGAAGCCAGGAGACATTCGGTATGTAGATACCAACAATGACGGCCGGATTGACGTTAACGATCGGCAGTTTGTTACTTCTCCCTGGCCTACGTTGCAGGCCGGAGCGCAGTTCAACGGATCCTACAAGAACTTTTCGTTGAACATCCAATTAGTGGGCACGTTCGGCTACACCGTGTACAACGATGTCCGGCGTATTCTGGATAGCTACCAGAATACCAACTTCCGCCGTGACATCAGTCCGTGGACACCCACGAATACCGGCACGACGGATCCACGTTTAGGTCTGGAGTCGGGTGATCAGGGCATTATTTCCAATAACCTCGCCTACAGCGACCGTTGGCTCGAAAACGCATCCTACGTTCGGTTTCGTAACATAGAAATCGGCTACAACCTACCGAAAGAGCTGGCCAATCGTTTCCACGCACGGGGTGCCCGTATTTATGTCAGTGGTCAGAATTTATTCACAATCACCGGCTATTCCGGACTCGACCCCGACGTGACAGGGGCCAACATTCAGGAACGGGGTGTTGATAATGGTCACTGGCCTACACCACGGGTAATCTCCTTAGGTATCAATTGTGATCTATAA
- a CDS encoding FecR family protein, producing MNSAQQPDYSQYSLHDFVLDDSFRQWVFEPDEQRMTFWHGIMLRHPEQQGLIDEAASLLLHLHARYDDLTDASQQRIWQVLDQAFDNQKATSIPVRPLTVWQRFTTGRTAFGWQTAASLTGLLLLAGGLVYYQLMPRQMRIHTAFGENRSVTLPDGSRVLLNGNTTLTYTDRWNDNQSREVWLDGEGFFTVTKKKSPSGRIKFVTHTPGLDITVLGTQFNVNTRRGNTAVTLIEGRVQLSKPNEPSGRVIDMKPGQFAASQPNIETVVVKPEKPQLHTSWVEHQFAFDDTPLSDIAQQLRDTYGLEVVFEDSDLASRRFTGNLSDQSIETLLTTLSLTFDLTVQRNGDRIRLRHNP from the coding sequence ATGAATTCCGCTCAACAACCTGATTACAGTCAGTATTCACTTCACGATTTTGTGCTGGATGACTCGTTTCGGCAATGGGTCTTCGAGCCCGATGAGCAACGGATGACGTTCTGGCACGGCATCATGCTCAGGCATCCCGAACAACAGGGCCTTATTGACGAGGCAGCCTCCCTACTACTCCACCTTCATGCTCGCTATGACGACCTAACGGACGCCAGCCAGCAACGAATCTGGCAGGTTCTCGATCAGGCCTTTGACAACCAGAAAGCTACGTCGATCCCTGTTCGGCCCCTTACGGTCTGGCAACGGTTCACCACCGGGCGAACTGCTTTCGGTTGGCAGACGGCGGCTTCCTTAACGGGCTTGCTGCTACTGGCGGGTGGCTTGGTCTACTACCAGCTAATGCCCAGACAAATGCGCATTCATACGGCTTTTGGCGAAAATCGAAGCGTAACGCTGCCGGATGGCTCACGCGTGTTACTGAATGGGAATACGACGCTCACCTATACGGATAGATGGAACGACAATCAGTCGCGCGAGGTCTGGCTCGATGGCGAAGGCTTCTTTACTGTCACCAAAAAGAAAAGCCCGAGTGGCCGGATAAAGTTTGTGACCCATACGCCGGGCCTGGACATTACGGTGCTGGGAACGCAGTTTAATGTCAACACCCGGCGGGGCAATACGGCCGTTACGCTGATCGAGGGGCGAGTGCAGCTATCCAAGCCCAATGAGCCGTCGGGGCGGGTAATCGACATGAAACCCGGCCAGTTTGCGGCCAGCCAGCCCAACATCGAAACGGTAGTGGTCAAACCCGAGAAACCGCAACTACACACATCGTGGGTCGAACACCAGTTTGCTTTCGACGATACACCCCTGAGTGATATTGCCCAGCAGCTTCGCGATACCTATGGCCTTGAAGTCGTCTTTGAAGATAGCGATCTGGCTAGTCGACGGTTTACGGGTAACCTCTCCGATCAAAGCATCGAAACGCTGCTAACCACCCTTTCGCTCACATTCGACCTAACGGTTCAGCGCAATGGCGACCGAATCCGTTTACGCCACAACCCATGA
- a CDS encoding RNA polymerase sigma factor, translated as MEASTTAYLYTTDAALWDDFLGGSKHAYAYLYSKYAPTLYNYGFKIAQNRELTEDCLQDLFLTILETRERLGRTDSIKFYLMRSLRRDIVRKLTNEQRFDHELDTLDFTIEFQYEPTWLDRQISQEQSALLLSELNNLPARQKEALFLKYFDNLSYEEIAGIMGIEQTSVYKIVYKAIASLQKRMPVQAVFLLLALIR; from the coding sequence TTGGAGGCCTCAACGACTGCTTACCTGTATACCACTGACGCTGCCCTGTGGGACGATTTCCTGGGTGGCAGCAAGCACGCGTATGCGTATCTGTACAGCAAATACGCGCCGACATTGTACAATTATGGCTTTAAGATTGCCCAGAATCGGGAGCTGACCGAGGACTGCCTGCAAGATCTTTTTCTGACTATTCTGGAGACCCGCGAGCGTTTGGGCCGCACCGACTCCATTAAGTTTTACCTGATGCGCTCCCTGCGCCGGGACATTGTCCGTAAGCTGACCAATGAACAACGGTTTGATCATGAACTGGATACGCTTGACTTCACTATCGAGTTTCAGTACGAACCAACCTGGCTCGATCGGCAGATCTCGCAGGAGCAGTCGGCACTTTTGCTTTCGGAACTGAACAACCTCCCCGCCCGGCAAAAAGAAGCTCTTTTTCTGAAATACTTCGATAACCTCAGCTACGAAGAAATCGCCGGAATCATGGGCATCGAACAAACATCGGTCTATAAAATCGTGTACAAAGCCATTGCGTCTCTCCAAAAACGAATGCCAGTGCAGGCCGTATTCTTACTATTAGCACTCATTCGATAA
- a CDS encoding gluconate:H+ symporter, which produces MPLTITLLGILVLIALISVVRLHAFLAFLVVSLGVGLALGLAPLAVLDAIQKGIGGTLGSITAIIALGAMLGKLVAQSGAAQRIAVNMMTLVGTRHARWAFLITGFIVGLPLFYSVGFMLLAPLVITVAYRYKLPALYIGLPMLASLSVTQGYLPPHPAPLAILKQFNADMGLTLFYGIIVSIPAILVSGALFGSTLKRYTTLPNPAFIAADLPDDQMPSATVSFLTVLLPILLIGFSTVVSPLLPIGSVGQQVLLFIGEPVVSMFCAVMVASVTLGLRLGKPMPVVTAMLADSVKDVAMLFLIFGGAGALKQVLTDGGVNQAVADLMRDSTLHPYVLAWGMAALIRVCVGSSTVSGITTAGFVAPLLTASGVEPNLMVLSIGAGSMMFSHVNDTGFWLFREYFQLSMADTLKTWSIMETLVSVSGLAGVMALNWVLR; this is translated from the coding sequence ATGCCCCTAACCATTACCCTCCTCGGCATTCTGGTCCTGATTGCGCTTATTTCAGTTGTTCGCCTACACGCATTTCTGGCTTTTCTGGTCGTATCGCTGGGCGTTGGTCTGGCGCTGGGACTAGCCCCTCTGGCCGTACTGGATGCCATCCAGAAAGGTATTGGTGGAACGCTTGGCTCGATCACGGCCATTATCGCTTTGGGAGCCATGTTGGGTAAACTGGTCGCTCAGAGTGGCGCGGCCCAACGAATTGCCGTGAATATGATGACGCTTGTCGGAACCCGGCATGCCCGCTGGGCCTTTTTGATAACGGGCTTCATTGTGGGCTTACCCCTTTTCTATTCGGTTGGGTTTATGCTGCTGGCACCGCTCGTAATCACGGTGGCCTACCGCTACAAATTACCCGCCCTGTACATTGGCCTGCCAATGCTGGCGTCCCTGTCGGTGACCCAGGGGTACCTTCCACCCCACCCGGCCCCACTGGCGATTCTCAAGCAATTCAATGCCGACATGGGTCTGACGCTCTTTTACGGCATCATCGTTTCCATTCCGGCCATTCTCGTATCGGGGGCGCTGTTTGGGAGTACGCTGAAACGCTACACTACCTTACCCAACCCCGCCTTCATTGCGGCCGACTTACCCGACGACCAAATGCCTTCAGCCACGGTAAGTTTCCTGACGGTTCTTTTGCCCATTCTGCTCATTGGTTTCAGTACGGTTGTGAGCCCGTTGTTACCCATCGGTTCAGTCGGTCAGCAAGTCCTGCTTTTTATCGGCGAGCCCGTTGTGAGCATGTTCTGTGCCGTCATGGTGGCAAGCGTTACGCTGGGGCTTCGGCTGGGCAAACCCATGCCGGTCGTAACGGCTATGCTGGCCGATTCAGTCAAAGATGTTGCCATGCTTTTCCTGATCTTTGGTGGGGCGGGTGCGCTCAAACAAGTGTTAACGGATGGGGGCGTAAACCAGGCGGTGGCCGATCTAATGCGTGACTCCACCCTGCACCCGTACGTACTGGCCTGGGGCATGGCCGCCCTTATTCGGGTATGCGTGGGTTCATCGACGGTATCGGGAATCACGACGGCCGGATTCGTGGCCCCGCTCCTGACCGCGTCCGGTGTTGAGCCCAATTTGATGGTGCTGAGCATCGGGGCGGGAAGTATGATGTTTTCCCACGTCAACGATACAGGTTTCTGGCTCTTTCGGGAGTACTTTCAACTGTCGATGGCCGACACCCTGAAAACCTGGTCCATCATGGAAACGCTGGTTTCGGTTTCGGGTCTGGCAGGAGTCATGGCCTTGAACTGGGTGTTGAGGTAG
- a CDS encoding S8 family serine peptidase — protein MAKKESTNSSNGANRASSSVDELLLAALERNDTSFETGRYVVTFKEGAMEEGLQSLQTQGMRVADTRDFDNQALEMDSVGDADAVVFSEIGSALLGGNAAQERSISTFAEIASDSPILSIDPEYFVFADSMYSEFLQGRATQTAQGTSNEFLRGFLQATETIAKEMRENGNSQLEIEEEVQVLGATWGLNACRVPPSIRSGVGIKVAVLDTGFDLGHPDFAGRPIVSQTFVGQPVQDIHGHGTHTTGTACGPKAPVGTTPRYGIGYRSSIYVGKVLSNSGGSVGSSVLAGMNWAVANRCAVISMSLGGQGGVQPSYTAAGQAALNNGCLIIAAAGNVPGGPTGYPANSPTIMSVASLDSNLAPSSFSCQGKIEIAGPGRDVFSSWPRPTRYRTISGTSMATPHVSGCAALWAETSPNMRGLTLWRKLQASARHLPFPATRVGAGLVQAP, from the coding sequence ATGGCTAAGAAAGAGTCAACCAATTCGTCGAACGGCGCTAATCGGGCTTCTTCATCTGTTGATGAATTATTGCTTGCCGCTCTTGAGCGGAACGATACCAGTTTCGAAACGGGCCGGTATGTGGTTACGTTTAAAGAAGGTGCCATGGAAGAAGGGCTCCAGTCTCTGCAAACGCAGGGAATGCGCGTTGCCGATACCCGCGATTTCGATAATCAGGCCCTGGAGATGGACAGTGTCGGTGATGCTGACGCCGTAGTCTTCTCGGAAATTGGCTCCGCACTTCTTGGAGGTAATGCGGCTCAGGAGCGCAGCATAAGCACCTTTGCCGAGATTGCTTCAGACAGCCCGATCCTGTCCATCGATCCGGAATATTTTGTTTTTGCGGATAGCATGTATTCCGAATTTTTGCAAGGCCGTGCGACCCAAACGGCCCAGGGGACGTCGAACGAATTTCTGCGGGGGTTTTTGCAGGCAACCGAGACCATTGCGAAAGAGATGCGGGAAAATGGCAATTCGCAGCTGGAAATCGAGGAGGAAGTGCAGGTACTTGGCGCAACCTGGGGGTTAAATGCCTGCCGGGTACCACCCAGCATACGCAGTGGCGTTGGTATAAAAGTAGCCGTACTCGACACCGGTTTTGATCTGGGCCACCCCGATTTTGCGGGCCGCCCTATTGTGAGCCAAACCTTCGTGGGACAGCCGGTTCAGGATATTCATGGGCATGGCACCCATACGACAGGTACCGCCTGTGGTCCTAAAGCGCCCGTAGGCACAACACCCCGCTACGGGATTGGGTATCGGTCGTCCATTTATGTTGGAAAAGTACTGTCGAACTCAGGCGGTAGTGTAGGCAGCAGTGTGCTGGCAGGTATGAACTGGGCCGTTGCCAATCGGTGTGCTGTTATCTCCATGTCCCTTGGTGGGCAGGGTGGAGTTCAGCCGTCCTATACCGCAGCCGGACAAGCTGCGCTGAACAACGGTTGTCTCATCATTGCCGCAGCCGGTAATGTGCCGGGTGGGCCAACGGGTTATCCGGCCAACTCGCCCACAATTATGTCGGTAGCCTCGCTCGATTCAAATCTGGCCCCATCGTCCTTTTCTTGCCAGGGCAAGATCGAGATTGCAGGTCCTGGTCGGGATGTTTTCTCATCCTGGCCTCGACCAACCCGCTACCGAACGATTAGCGGAACCAGTATGGCTACGCCACATGTATCGGGTTGTGCCGCGCTCTGGGCCGAAACATCGCCCAATATGCGTGGCCTGACACTCTGGCGGAAGCTACAGGCCTCGGCCAGACACTTGCCCTTCCCGGCCACACGCGTGGGCGCCGGTCTGGTACAGGCTCCCTAG
- a CDS encoding S8 family serine peptidase: MARSDMQNDAPEGSSASRVASSVDELFLAALARGDDRFQTGRYLVTFKEGAGQSGLRYLEAMRVAHAGDFEGQAVTLDQLSDADALFLPEINMALIGGQAASEHKLGEQAEIASDSPIASIEPEYFVFADGGTSGSVVESGFVELAKSTTFESLPGFTESLYQASNSYLRGFLQATETIAREIRKTGNGHSHQEIEEETEALLATWGLKACKVPTSRRSGAGINIAVLANGFDSGHPDFVGRSIVSQTFVGEPVMDLNGHGTHMIGTACGPLSPADPTPRYGIGYQTSIYVAKVLTNSMMGTVASVLTGINWAIANRCPVIFAPLAMAGGPSAVFTAAGKAALNKGCLLIAGSSSAGASVGAPANSPTILSVAALNQNLQPTPFSPVGKIDMAAPGVDTFSSWPRPRRYATISGIASATAHVAGCAALWAETSPALRGIRLWQKLQNTARGLPFPATRVGAGLVQAP, encoded by the coding sequence ATGGCACGAAGTGATATGCAAAATGACGCTCCGGAGGGATCATCGGCCAGCCGCGTAGCTTCGTCCGTTGACGAACTGTTTCTGGCCGCTTTGGCGCGTGGTGATGATCGCTTTCAAACCGGTCGCTATCTGGTTACCTTTAAAGAAGGCGCTGGTCAGTCGGGTCTACGGTATTTAGAGGCTATGCGGGTGGCTCATGCCGGAGACTTTGAGGGGCAGGCTGTTACGCTGGATCAACTGAGCGATGCCGATGCGCTGTTCCTACCCGAAATCAACATGGCGCTGATTGGTGGTCAGGCGGCTAGTGAGCATAAGCTGGGGGAACAGGCCGAGATCGCTTCGGATAGTCCAATTGCTTCCATCGAACCGGAGTATTTTGTGTTTGCCGATGGCGGCACAAGCGGGAGCGTTGTTGAGAGTGGCTTTGTCGAGTTAGCGAAGAGCACAACGTTCGAAAGCTTACCCGGCTTTACTGAATCATTATACCAGGCTTCCAATAGTTATTTACGGGGGTTTTTGCAGGCTACAGAAACGATTGCCCGAGAGATACGAAAAACAGGCAATGGCCATTCTCACCAGGAAATAGAGGAAGAAACGGAAGCCCTTCTGGCTACCTGGGGCCTGAAAGCGTGTAAAGTGCCGACCAGCAGACGCAGCGGTGCGGGCATCAACATTGCCGTGCTGGCAAATGGGTTCGATAGCGGGCATCCTGATTTTGTGGGCCGTTCCATCGTTAGTCAAACCTTTGTTGGTGAGCCCGTCATGGATCTTAACGGGCATGGTACTCATATGATTGGCACCGCCTGTGGCCCGCTGTCTCCCGCCGACCCGACTCCGCGCTACGGCATTGGCTATCAGACATCGATTTATGTGGCCAAGGTGCTGACGAACTCAATGATGGGAACCGTCGCTAGTGTTTTGACGGGTATCAACTGGGCCATCGCGAATCGCTGTCCAGTCATTTTTGCTCCGCTGGCTATGGCAGGAGGACCTTCGGCTGTCTTTACGGCTGCCGGGAAGGCCGCCCTGAACAAGGGGTGCCTGCTCATTGCCGGATCGAGTAGCGCAGGGGCATCGGTGGGTGCTCCGGCCAACTCGCCTACTATCCTGTCGGTAGCTGCGCTCAACCAGAATTTACAGCCTACTCCGTTCTCACCCGTGGGCAAAATCGACATGGCCGCTCCCGGCGTAGATACTTTCTCGTCCTGGCCCCGGCCGCGCCGGTATGCTACCATTAGCGGCATTGCATCGGCCACGGCCCATGTAGCCGGGTGTGCCGCCTTATGGGCCGAAACGTCGCCAGCCTTACGCGGTATTCGGCTATGGCAAAAGCTACAGAATACGGCCAGAGGGCTTCCGTTTCCGGCTACACGCGTGGGCGCAGGCCTGGTTCAGGCGCCCTAA